From a single Brassica rapa cultivar Chiifu-401-42 chromosome A01, CAAS_Brap_v3.01, whole genome shotgun sequence genomic region:
- the LOC103862965 gene encoding GATA transcription factor 5, protein MERMEAGLKSSIRQEMALKTTPPVYEEFLAVTAAQNDFSSEDFSVDDLLDLSNDDVFVEEEEAAEPKAQQEVLLCVSSEQPNDVEEVLPPGNEFGSLPSNQLPVPMDELADLEWLSHFVDDSFTEYSAPNLTGTPAEKPAWLTGDRKHPVTPASEESCFKSPLPAKARSRRYRNGLKAWSLGSSGPSSSSSTSSSSSSSGLSSPWFSGAELLEPDFTSEKPPVPKKYKKRSAESVFSAKLQQQQPQRRCSHCGVQKTPQWRAGPKGAKTLCNACGVRYKSGRLLPEYRPACSPTFSSELHSNHHRKVIEMRRKKEPTDDSSTGLNQPVKTPQAVPSF, encoded by the exons ATGGAACGTATGGAAGCTGGGTTGAAGAGCAGTATCAGACAAGAGATGGCTTTGAAAACGACTCCTCCGGTTTACGAAGAGTTTCTCGCTGTAACAGCCGCTCAAAATGACTTTTCCTCCGAAGATTTCTCCGTAGACGACTTACTTGACTTGTCAAACGACGACGTTTTCGTCGAGGAAGAAGAGGCCGCTGAACCCAAGGCTCAACAAGAGGTTCTGCTCTGTGTCTCCTCCGAGCAACCAAACGACGTCGAAGAAGTACTTCCCCCGGGAAACGAGTTTGGTTCTCTCCCTTCAAACCAACTCCCCGTACCG atGGATGAATTAGCGGACCTTGAGTGGCTGTCCCATTTCGTTGACGATTCCTTCACGGAATATTCGGCTCCTAACCTCACCGGAACACCGGCTGAAAAACCGGCTTGGTTAACCGGTGACCGGAAACACCCGGTGACTCCAGCCTCTGAAGAGTCTTGTTTCAAGTCCCCTCTTCCAGCCAAAGCTCGTAGCAGACGGTACCGTAATGGACTCAAGGCCTGGTCGCTTGGCTCCTCGGGTCCTTCTTCATCGAGttccacctcctcctcttcctcctcttcgGGTCTTTCCAGCCCGTGGTTCTCCGGTGCTGAGCTGCTCGAGCCTGACTTCACGTCCGAGAAACCTCCTGTTCCCAAGAAGTACAAGAAAAGGTCGGCAGAGTCTGTTTTCAGCGCTAAgttgcagcagcagcagccgcAGCGACGGTGCAGTCACTGCGGCGTACAGAAAACTCCGCAGTGGAGAGCGGGACCGAAGGGGGCTAAGACGCTTTGCAATGCGTGCGGTGTTAGGTATAAGTCGGGTCGGTTACTACCGGAGTACAGACCCGCTTGTAGCCCGACCTTTTCGAGTGAGCTCCACTCCAACCACCACCGCAAAGTCATAGAGATGCGGCGTAAGAAAGAGCCGACCGATGACAGCTCAACCGGTTTAAACCAGCCTGTTAAGACCCCACAAGCTGTACCAAGTTTTTGA
- the LOC103862974 gene encoding uncharacterized protein LOC103862974 isoform X2 produces MDSSSQVPVKSKRRFQPRAPTPSLRPIPPISKTEAAEAEEENKKAARQIAKRIGIGKRRPKTEPKASSVEVAFQPNFSSLAIKSFGVPKEDDDKQSSDVNPSSSATTVSSAAILPVVSSPPARKDVEEIHTCVTRIEQDYIEPWDQNSYYPTVLPLRKPNSGDPELLDQEEFGNVAKHLHYDENSINSAEELGLTSGPHCKKQMLFFKVPDSLPVTKQPTAKRSVSERSSPFEGLPEGFMGKMLVYKSGTVKLKLGDVLYDVSPGPNTVFHNDVAAINGKERNCCRIGSSAKFATVTPDVESLLNSEPDMQINK; encoded by the exons ATGGATTCAAGCTCTCAGGTTCCCGTAAAGTCCAAG CGGAGGTTTCAACCAAGAGCTCCAACGCCCTCTCTCCGCCCGATCCCTCCGATCTCCAAAAC tgAAGCTGCTGAGGCTGAGGAAGAGAATAAAAAAGCAGCACGACAGATCGCTAAACGTATCGGC ATTGGCAAGAGGAGACCTAAAACTGAACCAAAAG CATCTTCGGTTGAGGTTGCATTCCAACCAAACTTCTCGTCACTTGCAATAAAGTCTTTTGGGGTTCCtaaagaagatgatgataagCAAAGTTCTGATGTGAATCCCTCTTCTTCTGCTACCACTGTTTCTTCTGCTGCTATTCTTCCTGTTGTTTCTTCTCCTCCTGCTCGAAAAGATGTAGAAGAGATTCATACTTGTGTTACAAGAATTGAGCAGGACTACATTGAACCTTGG GATCAAAACTCTTACTATCCTACTGTTCTTCCTTTGAGAAAGCCTAACTCTGGTGATCCAG AACTTCTTGACCAGGAGGAGTTCGGGAACGTGGCTAAACACCTTCATTATGATGAGAACAGCATCAACTCAGCTGAAGAACTCGGTCTAACATCG GGACCACACTGCAAAAAACAGATGCTTTTCTTTAAGGTCCCGGACTCTCTCCCTGTAACGAAGCAACCGACCGCCAAGAGATCAGTATCAGAGAGAAGCAGCCCTTTTGAAGGTTTACCAGAGGGGTTCATGGGCAAAATGCTAGTTTACAAGAGTGGTACTGTCAAGTTGAAACTTGGAGATGTCCTCTATGAT GTGTCGCCAGGTCCGAATACAGTATTTCATAATGATGTGGCAGCGATCAACGGCAAAGAGAGGAACTGCTGTCGCATTGGTTCTTCAGCGAAGTTTGCGACTGTTACTCCCGATGTTGAGTCTCTTTTGAACTCTGAACCAGACATGCAAATAAACAAGTGA
- the LOC103862989 gene encoding 23.6 kDa heat shock protein, mitochondrial — MASSLALRRLLSSTVAPGSRSFLRPQAASRLLNTNAVRSYDGGENERGVDVDRRSDRSVSRRGDDFFTDVFDPFSPTRSISQVLNLMDQFMENPLLSATRGMGASGARRGWDIKEKDDALYLRIDMPGLSREDVKLALENDTLVIRGEGKDVDDGGEEGGETGNRRFTSRIGLPEKVYKTDEIKAEMKNGVLKVVVPKMKEEERNDVRQIEIN; from the exons ATGGCGTCATCCCTCGCTCTCAGGAGACTTCTCTCATCCACCGTCGCTCCTGGTTCCCGTAGCTTTCTTCGTCCACAAGCTGCCTCTCGCCTCCTCAACACCAACGCGGTCAGGAGCTACGACGGAGGTGAAAATGAACGCGGTGTTGATGTAGACCGACGCTCTGATCGCTCTGTTTCTCGCCGTGGTGATGATTTCTTCACTG ACGTGTTCGATCCCTTTTCTCCGACAAGGAGTATCAGCCAGGTGCTAAACCTTATGGACCAGTTCATGGAGAATCCTCTGCTATCAGCTACGCGAGGCATGGGAGCTTCTGGAGCGCGTCGTGGTTGGGATATCAAAGAGAAAGACGATGCCCTCTACTTGAGGATCGACATGCCTGGGCTGAGCAGAGAGGATGTGAAGCTGGCTTTGGAGAACGACACTCTGGTTATAAGAGGAGAAGGGAAAGATGTggacgatggtggcgaggaaggtGGAGAGACTGGTAATAGGAGATTCACAAGTCGGATTGGGTTGCCTGAGAAGGTGTACAAGACCGATGAGATTAAAGCGGAGATGAAGAACGGTGTTTTGAAAGTTGTGGTTCCGAAGATGAAGGAAGAGGAGAGAAACGATGTTCGTCAGATCGAAATCAACTGA
- the LOC103862974 gene encoding uncharacterized protein LOC103862974 isoform X1, giving the protein MDSSSQVPVKSKRRFQPRAPTPSLRPIPPISKTEAAEAEEENKKAARQIAKRIGIGKRRPKTEPKASSVEVAFQPNFSSLAIKSFGVPKEDDDKQSSDVNPSSSATTVSSAAILPVVSSPPARKDVEEIHTCVTRIEQDYIEPWDQNSYYPTVLPLRKPNSGDPELLDQEEFGNVAKHLHYDENSINSAEELGLTSQGPHCKKQMLFFKVPDSLPVTKQPTAKRSVSERSSPFEGLPEGFMGKMLVYKSGTVKLKLGDVLYDVSPGPNTVFHNDVAAINGKERNCCRIGSSAKFATVTPDVESLLNSEPDMQINK; this is encoded by the exons ATGGATTCAAGCTCTCAGGTTCCCGTAAAGTCCAAG CGGAGGTTTCAACCAAGAGCTCCAACGCCCTCTCTCCGCCCGATCCCTCCGATCTCCAAAAC tgAAGCTGCTGAGGCTGAGGAAGAGAATAAAAAAGCAGCACGACAGATCGCTAAACGTATCGGC ATTGGCAAGAGGAGACCTAAAACTGAACCAAAAG CATCTTCGGTTGAGGTTGCATTCCAACCAAACTTCTCGTCACTTGCAATAAAGTCTTTTGGGGTTCCtaaagaagatgatgataagCAAAGTTCTGATGTGAATCCCTCTTCTTCTGCTACCACTGTTTCTTCTGCTGCTATTCTTCCTGTTGTTTCTTCTCCTCCTGCTCGAAAAGATGTAGAAGAGATTCATACTTGTGTTACAAGAATTGAGCAGGACTACATTGAACCTTGG GATCAAAACTCTTACTATCCTACTGTTCTTCCTTTGAGAAAGCCTAACTCTGGTGATCCAG AACTTCTTGACCAGGAGGAGTTCGGGAACGTGGCTAAACACCTTCATTATGATGAGAACAGCATCAACTCAGCTGAAGAACTCGGTCTAACATCG CAGGGACCACACTGCAAAAAACAGATGCTTTTCTTTAAGGTCCCGGACTCTCTCCCTGTAACGAAGCAACCGACCGCCAAGAGATCAGTATCAGAGAGAAGCAGCCCTTTTGAAGGTTTACCAGAGGGGTTCATGGGCAAAATGCTAGTTTACAAGAGTGGTACTGTCAAGTTGAAACTTGGAGATGTCCTCTATGAT GTGTCGCCAGGTCCGAATACAGTATTTCATAATGATGTGGCAGCGATCAACGGCAAAGAGAGGAACTGCTGTCGCATTGGTTCTTCAGCGAAGTTTGCGACTGTTACTCCCGATGTTGAGTCTCTTTTGAACTCTGAACCAGACATGCAAATAAACAAGTGA
- the LOC103864740 gene encoding LOW QUALITY PROTEIN: QWRF motif-containing protein 7 (The sequence of the model RefSeq protein was modified relative to this genomic sequence to represent the inferred CDS: inserted 3 bases in 2 codons), translating to STVRYQKQISKRVATTTTTGRRVRPPSPHIDRSRIITSYSSSCSSSSSSSPSNSSKHVTITRSQSTTRSSRPTGSAXMIPARNSASRSHEVNNGRRREAFSRYLEQRERGSPRNYNTSSKGAKPGASSPSAWALSPGRVSTMKTSSSSSAPSTSMCHTPPESPVSKAKMRSGGGGAVAGVLKYFKAQKKXYHRFRIFHNRLIQLRFINARAEATMANLKVNVEVQNCYFFICKNVSKCKYI from the exons TCAACTGTGAGAtatcaaaaacaaatatcaaagaGAGTggcaaccaccaccaccactggTCGCAGAGTTCGGCCTCCTTCGCCGCATATTGACCGGAGCCGGATTATAACTTCCTACTCGTCTTCttgttcatcatcttcttcatcttctccttccAATTCAAGCAAACATGTGACTATAACCAGATCACAATCCACAACAAGATCTTCAAGACCCACCGGATCAG AGATGATCCCAGCAAGAAACAGCGCGTCAAGATCTCACGAGGTGAACAACGGTAGAAGAAGAGAGGCGTTTTCTCGGTACTTGGAGCAACGTGAGCGTGGCAGTCCTCGTAATTATAACACTTCATCTAAAGGTGCAAAACCGGGAGCTAGCTCACCATCAGCGTGGGCATTGTCCCCGGGGAGAGTTTCAACGATGAAAACTTCTTCATCCAGCTCAGCTCCGTCGACTTCAATGTGCCACACGCCGCCTGAGTCGCCGGTAAGCAAGGCAAAGATGAGAAGCGGTGGCGGTGGAGCCGTGGCGGGAGTTCTGAAGTACTTTAAGGCACAGAAGAA GTATCACCGGTTTAGGATTTTTCACAACAGATTAATTCAACTTAGGTTTATTAACGCAAGAGCAGAAGCCACTATGGCTAACCTTAAGGTCAACGTTGAGGTACAAAACTGTTACTTTTTCATTTGTAAAAATGTatcaaaatgtaaatatatataa